In Sphingomonas profundi, the sequence CCAGCAGCGCGATCGCCGCGCCGGACGGGCCGCCGAAGGTGAAGCCCAGCCCCATGAACAGGGCGGTCATCGCCGCCAGCAGCATCGTCGTCCTGAAACCGTTCATCTTGCCAATCCGTCTCCCCGGGCCGATGTGGGGAGCAGCGCTTCATTCTGCAATCTTGACGGGAACCGGGCGATGAGCAGCAGCAACGCGGGCGGCAGGCGCCCGGACCATGTCAGGCCGCCGGCCCATCTCTCGGCGAACCCGCCGGTGCCGCAGCCGCAGGCCGTGCCGCCGGCGCCCGAACATGGCGGCCGCGACGGCCTGGATCCCACCCGCTACGGCGACTGGGAGCTGAAAGGCATCGCCGTCGACTTCTAGAATCAGCTCCTCCCGGAACGGGGAGGGGACCGCGCGAAGCGTGGTGGAGGGGGCGGTCGGCGGACGCGACCGCATCGTGTGCCGCGATCCCCCTCCACCATCCTGCGGATGGTCCCCCTCCCCGTTCCGGGGAGGAACTGCCTTTCCCGCCTCAGCCCTCCGCGCGCAGCGGCCGCGCGAGCAGCGCCTCCACCACGCGATCGACCAGCGCCGTGCCCTCCAGCAGCGCGCACACCGCGCCGACGATCGGCATGTCGACGCCGGCGGCGGCGGCGGCATCGCGCAGCACCGGCGCGGTGAAGGCGCCCTCGGCCACCGTCCGCCGGTCCGCCAGCAGATCCTCCGCGCGGCGGCCCTGCCCCAGCCCCAGCCCCAGCGAGAAGTTGCGCGAGCTGGCGGACGAGCAGGTGAGGACCAGATCGCCGAGCCCCGACAGGCCGGCCAGGGTCGCGGCGTCCGCCCCCCGCGCCAGGCCGAAGCGCGTCATCTCGGCGAAGCCCCGGCTGATGAGGGCGGCGCGCGCATTCTGGCCGAGGCCCCGCCCCTCGACGACGCCGCAGGCGATCGCCAGCACATTCTTCACCGCGCCGCCGATCTCCGCGCCGATCACGTCGGCCGAGACATAGGGGCGGAAGCCCGGCCGCGCGAGCCGCGCCGCCAGCCCCGCGCCCACCTCCGCATCCGCGCAGGCCAAGGTCACGGCGGTCGGCAGGCCGGCCGCCACCTCGTGCGCGAAGGTGGGTCCGGAGAGGACGGCGATCGACGCCCCGGGCCGTGCCTCGGCCGCGATCTCTGACATCAGCCGGCCGGTGCCTGCCTCGATCCCCTTGGCGCACAGCACCAACGCCGCGTCGCCCGGCGGCAGGGTGGCGAGCACGGCGCGCAGATGCTGCGCCGGCGTCACCGCCAGCAGCGCCTCGCACGCGGCCAGATCGGCGATGGCGCCGGTCGCGCGGATCGCCGGGGAGAGCGGCACGCCGGCGAGGAACAGGCTGTTCTCGCGGGCATCGTTGATCGCCGCCACCACCTCCGGCTCGCGCGCCCAGAGGATGACGGGATCGCCGCCGGCCGCCGCCACCTGGGCCAGCGCGGTGCCCCACGCGCCCCCGCCGATCACGCCGATCCTCATGCCTTCACCCCCGCGCCGCGCGCCTTTGCCGCCGATGGATCGAGCGGCCAGCGCGCGCGTGCCGCCACGTCCAGCGGATCGGTCAGCCCGGCGGCGAACCGTTCCGCGCCGGCCCAGCCGATCATCGCCGCATTGTCCGTGCAGAGCCATAGCGGCGGTGCGACGAACGGCAGATCGGCCCGCGCGGCGATATCCGAGAGCGCCGCCCGCACCGCGCCGTTGGCGGCGACGCCGCCCGCCACGACCAGCGCCGTGGCGCCGCCGGCAAGGGCCAGCGCGCGGCGCGTGCGATCGACGAGGCAGTCCACCACCGCCTGCTGGAACGATGCGGCGATATCCTCGGCCGGGTGGATGCCGGCGTCG encodes:
- a CDS encoding DUF1674 domain-containing protein; its protein translation is MSSSNAGGRRPDHVRPPAHLSANPPVPQPQAVPPAPEHGGRDGLDPTRYGDWELKGIAVDF
- a CDS encoding NAD(P)H-dependent glycerol-3-phosphate dehydrogenase, producing the protein MRIGVIGGGAWGTALAQVAAAGGDPVILWAREPEVVAAINDARENSLFLAGVPLSPAIRATGAIADLAACEALLAVTPAQHLRAVLATLPPGDAALVLCAKGIEAGTGRLMSEIAAEARPGASIAVLSGPTFAHEVAAGLPTAVTLACADAEVGAGLAARLARPGFRPYVSADVIGAEIGGAVKNVLAIACGVVEGRGLGQNARAALISRGFAEMTRFGLARGADAATLAGLSGLGDLVLTCSSASSRNFSLGLGLGQGRRAEDLLADRRTVAEGAFTAPVLRDAAAAAGVDMPIVGAVCALLEGTALVDRVVEALLARPLRAEG